The proteins below are encoded in one region of Flavobacterium sp. GSB-24:
- a CDS encoding type IX secretion system membrane protein PorP/SprF produces MKTIKYLLAVTLLFSVSLSAQQESLFTTYRYNMNLINPAYAGVNHETVFSSTFRNQWTGIKDSPQTQALSFGTPLIKNVGIGISMIYDQTFIEKQTIVGLDISYRLQVSGLTDLYLGIKAGGTSYNVNTSGLETYNLQSDPALFTINQFNPNIGIGALLKNDIFFISLSVPRLLNTERAKNVNGYASLATDKPTYYLSGGYNYNFETLTPLVLKPSVMLRYVNGAPVSVDLNTMLEIDNIFEIGGTYRINNACAGIATIKISKLLKVGYAYEINFKNELAKARNTNEFFLQFKI; encoded by the coding sequence ATGAAAACTATAAAATACTTATTGGCCGTAACATTATTATTTAGTGTAAGTCTTTCTGCTCAGCAAGAGAGTTTATTTACAACCTACAGATATAACATGAATCTTATCAATCCTGCATATGCCGGTGTAAATCATGAAACTGTATTTTCTAGCACCTTCCGGAATCAATGGACGGGAATTAAAGACTCTCCTCAAACTCAGGCTCTTTCTTTTGGAACACCATTAATAAAAAATGTCGGAATCGGGATTTCGATGATTTATGATCAAACTTTTATTGAAAAACAAACAATAGTGGGTTTAGACATTTCATATAGACTTCAGGTCAGTGGTTTAACTGATCTTTATTTGGGAATTAAGGCAGGAGGAACGTCATATAATGTAAATACTTCTGGTCTTGAAACTTATAATTTGCAATCCGACCCTGCGCTTTTTACAATAAATCAGTTCAATCCAAATATAGGAATTGGAGCCTTATTAAAAAACGATATATTTTTTATTTCACTTTCTGTTCCAAGATTATTAAATACTGAAAGGGCAAAAAATGTTAATGGTTATGCTTCATTAGCCACAGATAAACCAACTTATTATTTAAGTGGGGGTTATAATTATAATTTTGAAACATTAACACCTTTAGTTTTAAAACCATCGGTTATGTTACGATATGTAAATGGAGCTCCAGTGTCTGTAGATTTGAATACTATGTTAGAAATAGACAATATTTTTGAGATTGGTGGAACTTATAGAATAAATAACGCTTGCGCCGGTATTGCTACAATTAAAATAAGTAAACTTTTAAAAGTTGGATATGCTTATGAAATTAATTTTAAAAATGAACTTGCAAAAGCAAGAAATACAAATGAATTTTTTCTCCAATTTAAAATTTAA